One window of Triticum dicoccoides isolate Atlit2015 ecotype Zavitan chromosome 5A, WEW_v2.0, whole genome shotgun sequence genomic DNA carries:
- the LOC119300975 gene encoding putative pentatricopeptide repeat-containing protein At3g08820: MSSAAAAIHRVLLQGVSSSDRLPPLTVKLLHGRLLRLDLLGDLSPLLLRALSSSGLHVHALRLHSLLPLPSHLTLPCALKSASRLPNPLPVGEQLHARSLKLPSHSNPYVLTSLLNLYAKCDLVDHARSVFDEMRCPNTVSWTALITAYMNAGRVREAVAVARDAFASGMRPDSFTVVRVLTACARVADLGTGEAVWRAAQAEGVAGSVFVATAAVDMYVKCGEMARAREVFDKMPEKDAIAWGAMVGGYASNGHPQETLELFFAMQTQGVKPDCYTVVGALSACTRLGALDMGRQAVRTMDWDEFLDNPVLGTALIDMYAKCGSTGEAWVVFQQMRKRDIVVWNAMILGLGLTGHGKIGFALVGQMEKSGMKLNDNTFISILCNCTHTGLVKDGRRYFHNMTQLYNITPRIEHYGCMVDLLSRAGLLQEARQLIDDMPMQANAVVWGALLGGCKIHRDAELAEHALKQLVMLEPRNSGNYVMLSNIYSNSNRWEDAAKLRSDMKVKRVEKVRAYSWVEFSGKVHEFRVGDKSHPHMDQIYQKLDELGMEMKTMGYKPTTDVVMFDVEDEEKEHTLVYHSEKLAIAFCLLTTQPGEVIRVTKNLRVCTDCHTAIKLISRITHREIIVRDNNRFHCFKDGCCSCNDYW; this comes from the coding sequence ATGTCGAGCGCCGCCGCGGCGATACACCgcgtcctcctccagggcgtcagcTCCAGCGATCGCCTTCCACCCCTCACCGTCAAACTGCTCCACGGCCGCCTCCTCCGGCTCGACCTCCTAGGCGACCTCTCCCCGCTCCTCCTCCGCGCGCtctcctcctccggcctccacgtcCACGCCCTCCGCCTACATTCCCTccttcccctcccctcccacctgaCCTTGCCATGCGCCCTCAAGTCCGCCTCCCGCCTCCCCAACCCTCTCCCCGTCGGCGAGCAGCTCCACGCCCGCTCCCTCAAGCTCCCCTCCCACTCCAACCCCTACGTCCTCACCTCCCTCCTTAACCTCTACGCGAAATGCGACCTCGTGGACCATGCGCGGAGCGTGTTCGACGAAATGCGCTGCCCCAACACGGTCTCCTGGACCGCGCTCATCACCGCGTACATGAACGCGGGGCGAGTCAGGGAGGCCGTCGCCGTCGCGAGGGACGCGTTCGCGAGCGGGATGCGCCCGGACAGCTTCACGGTCGTGCGGGTCCTGACGGCATGCGCCCGGGTCGCGGATTTGGGCACTGGGGAGGCGGTGTGGAGGGCGGCACAAGCGGAGGGGGTTGCGGGCAGCGTGTTTGTGGCAACTGCGGCGGTAGATATGTACGTCAAGTGCGGCGAGATGGCGAGGGCAAGGGAGGTGTTCGACAAGATGCCGGAGAAGGATGCTAtagcttggggtgccatggtcggGGGATATGCTTCGAATGGGCACCCCCAAGAGACTCTGGAGCTCTTCTTTGCAATGCAGACTCAGGGAGTGAAGCCAGATTGCTACACGGTGGTAGGGGCGCTCTCAGCTTGCACCCGGCTGGGTGCACTTGATATGGGACGGCAGGCAGTCAGGACGATGGACTGGGATGAGTTTCTTGACAACCCAGTTCTAGGGACTGCGCTGATTGATATGTATGCCAAGTGTGGGAGCACAGGCGAGGCATGGGTTGTGTTCCAGCAGATGAGGAAGAGGGACATTGTTGTTTGGAATGCGATGATCTTGGGGTTGGGCCTGACTGGGCATGGTAAGATTGGATTTGCCCTTGTTGGCCAGATGGAGAAGTCAGGCATGAAACTGAATGACAATACTTTCATCAGCATTCTCTGCAACTGTACTCATACCGGCCTTGTAAAAGATGGACGGCGGTACTTCCATAACATGACTCAGTTATACAACATCACACCTAGGATTGAGCACTATGGTTGTATGGTCGACCTGCTCAGTCGCGCTGGGTTGCTCCAGGAAGCCCGTCAGCTTATTGATGATATGCCAATGCAGGCAAATGCTGTCGTGTGGGGAGCACTTCTTGGTGGCTGCAAGATTCACCGAGACGCAGAGCTTGCAGAACATGCCTTGAAGCAGCTCGTCATGCTAGAGCCCCGGAATTCAGGGAATTATGTCATGCTCTCGAACATATACTCTAACAGCAACAGATGGGAGGATGCTGCAAAGCTTAGATCGGACATGAAGGTGAAAAGGGTTGAGAAGGTCCGTGCATATAGCTGGGTTGAGTTTAGTGGTAAGGTCCACGAGTTCCGTGTTGGAGACAAGTCGCATCCCCACATGGATCAGATTTACCAAAAGCTAGATGAATTAGGCATGGAAATGAAAACTATGGGTTACAAACCAACTACAGATGTGGTGATGTTCGACGTTGAAGATGAGGAGAAGGAGCACACTCTAGTTTATCACAGCGAGAAACTTGCCATTGCATTTTGCCTTCTCACTACCCAACCAGGGGAGGTCATTAGGGTCACCAAGAACCTTAGGGTATGCACCGACTGTCACACTGCTATCAAACTAATATCGAGGATAACTCATCGGGAGATCATTGTTCGGGATAACAATCGGTTTCATTGTTTCAAAGATGGTTGTTGCTCTTGTAATGACTACTGGTAG
- the LOC119300974 gene encoding putative pentatricopeptide repeat-containing protein At3g08820: MEVLRKFVQSELRNPPTTLAPSAFVSSAAEATRRLLLSAVSSSDRLPPLTVKLLHGRLLRLDILADLYTYLLRALSSSGLHLHVLCLYSLLPNPSHLALPVALKSASRLRNPLRVGEQLHARSLKLPSDSTPRILTSLLNLYAKCGLLQHARSVLEEMPCPSTVSWTALIAAYMHAGRAREAVAVARDAFASGMRPDSFMAAQVLTACARVADLGTGEAVWRTAEREGIASSVFVATAAVDLYVKCGEMAKAREVFDRMPEKDVVAWGAMVSGYASNGHTQEALQLFFAMQAQGVRPNCRTVAGALSACTQLGAFDLAQQVVAVVDWDQLLDNPVLGTALIEMYSKFGSMGEAWFVFQQMRKRGITVWNAMVLGLSMTGHDKSVFALVGQMEKSGMKLNDITFMSLLYCCTHAGLVQDGRRYFHNMTQLYRIAPRIEHYGCMVDLLSRAGLLKEAHRLINEMPMQANVAVWGALLGGCKIHRDAELAEHALKQLILLEPWNSGNYFMLSNIYSNGGRWKDDAKLRLHMKAIGVKEVPGYSWVDFDGKVHKFHVGDNWHPLMDQIYKKLDELGMEMKAIGYKPTTDEEKEHPLVHHSVKLAVAFCLLTTSPGEAIRVIKNTRVCTDCHTDIKLISRIAHREIIVRDNSRFHCFRDGCCSCNDYW, encoded by the coding sequence ATGGAAGTGTTGAGAAAATTTGTGCAAAGTGAGCTGCGCAATCCTCCCACAACCCTCGCGCCTAGCGCTTTTGTGTCGTCCGCCGCCGAGGCAACCCGCCGACTCCTCCTCAGCGCCGTCAGCTCCAGCGACCGCCTCCCACCCCTCACCGTCAAACTGCTCCACGGCCGCCTCCTCCGGCTTGACATCCTCGCCGACCTTTACACGTACCTCCTTCGCGCGCtctcctcctccggcctccacctcCATGTCCTCTGcctatactccctccttcccaacccCTCCCACCTGGCCTTGCCGGTAGCCCTCAAGTCCGCCTCCCGCCTCCGCAACCCTCTCAGAGTCGGCGAGCAGCTGCACGCGCGCTCCCTCAAGCTCCCTTCCGACTCCACCCCCCGCATTCTCACGTCCCTGCTAAATCTGTACGCTAAATGTGGGCTTTTGCAACACGCACGGAGCGTGCTCGAAGAAATGCCCTGCCCCAGCACAGTCTCTTGGACCGCACTCATCGCCGCGTATATGCACGCGGGGCGTGCCAGGGAAGCTGTTGCCGTTGCGAGGGATGCGTTCGCTAGTGGAATGCGTCCGGACAGCTTCATGGCTGCGCAGGTCCTGACCGCGTGCGCCCGGGTCGCCGATTTGGGCACCGGGGAGGCAGTGTGGAGGACTGCAGAGCGGGAGGGGATAGCGAGCAGTGTGTTTGTGGCAACTGCAGCGGTGGATTTGTATGTCAAGTGCGGTGAGATGGCCAAGGCAAGGGAGGTGTTTGACAGGATGCCGGAGAAGGAtgtagtggcttggggtgctatggTTAGCGGATACGCTTCCAACGGGCATACGCAAGAGGCTCTGCAGCTCTTCTTTGCAATGCAGGCTCAGGGAGTGAGACCAAATTGCAGGACAGTAGCTGGTGCACTCTCAGCGTGCACGCAGTTGGGTGCATTTGATTTGGCACAGCAGGTTGTTGCTGTGGTGGACTGGGATCAGCTTCTTGACAACCCAGTTCTAGGGACTGCGTTGATCGAAATGTACTCCAAGTTTGGGAGCATGGGCGAGGCATGGTTCGTGTTCCAGCAGATGAGAAAGAGGGGCATTACTGTTTGGAACGCAATGGTTTTGGGGCTCAGCATGACTGGACATGATAAGTCTGTGTTTGCCCTTGTCGGTCAAATGGAGAAGTCGGGCATGAAATTGAATGACATAACTTTCATGAGCCTTCTCTACTGCTGTACTCATGCCGGCCTTGTACAAGATGGACGCCGCTACTTCCATAACATGACTCAGTTATACCGCATTGCTCCTAGGATTGAGCACTACGGTTGTATGGTTGACCTTCTCAGTCGCGCTGGGTTGCTCAAGGAGGCTCATCGGCTTATTAATGAAATGCCAATGCAGGCAAATGTTGCCGTCTGGGGTGCACTTCTTGGTGGCTGCAAGATTCACCGAGACGCAGAGCTTGCAGAACATGCCTTGAAACAGCTCATTCTGCTAGAGCCATGGAACTCTGGGAACTATTTCATGCTCTCCAACATATACTCTAATGGCGGCAGATGGAAGGATGATGCAAAGCTTAGATTGCACATGAAGGCGATAGGGGTCAAGGAGGTCCCCGGATATAGCTGGGTTGACTTTGATGGTAAGGTCCACAAGTTCCATGTTGGAGACAACTGGCATCCCCTCATGGATCAAATATACAAAAAGCTAGATGAATTAGGCATGGAAATGAAAGCCATAGGTTACAAACCAACTACTGATGAGGAGAAGGAGCATCCTCTAGTTCATCACAGCGTGAAACTCGCCGTTGCATTTTGCCTTCTCACCACCAGTCCAGGGGAGGCCATTAGGGTCATCAAGAACACCAGGGTTTGCACCGACTGTCACACTGATATTAAACTTATATCGAGGATAGCTCATCGGGAGATCATTGTTCGGGATAACAGCAGGTTTCATTGTTTCAGAGATGGCTGTTGCTCTTGTAATGACTACTGGTAG